The Caulobacter vibrioides sequence AGCACGGCTTTAAGACGGGACACGACATCGGCGGGAACGGGCTTGGTCATGCGGGCAGGATACGCTTTCGAGGGGGCGGCTGTCAGTATATACTGCGGTCTATACGGAGGCGCGCATGGGCATCCTGATCAAGAACCCCGAGGCTGAGCGCGCCGTGCGCGAACTGGCGGCGCTGACCGGCGAGAGCCTGACCACGGCCGTCGAGATCGCAGTCAAGGAACGGCTGGCGGCCAAGCGCGCCGAGACGCCGCCCCGTCGTCGTCGCAGCGTCGAAGAGATGAAGGCGATTACCCGCAAGTATCTCACGCCCGAGGCGCGCGCCGGCCTGCTCCCGCCCATCACTCAGGCGGACTACGACGAGATCAACTTCATACCCGGCCTGGACGATCACCCGTCGTGACGGTGGTCGTCGACACCTCGGCGCTTGTGGCGATCGCCCTCGACGAACCCGAAGCTGACGCGCTGATAGAAGCGCTTGAAGCGGCTGACGACGTCGTGATCTCGCCCATGACCTATGTCGAGCTGGGCATGGTGCTGCTTGGACGCAACCTGATGCCGTCTCGCGACGATCTGGACGACTGGCTGGCCCTGTATCGCGTCGAGATCGCAAAGGCTCCCGTCATCGACACCGCCGCGCTGGACGCCTACCTGCGCTACGGCAGGGGGCGAAACCCCGCGCGGCTGAACCTGTCAGACTGTTTCGCCTACGCCCTGGCCAAGGCGCTCGACGCACCCCTGCTCTACAAGGGCGACGACTTCAGCCAAACCGACGTCCGCTCGGCGCTTTAGCCGACATACCCCGCCGCGCGGCGCAGGCGGTCGTTGATCGCCTCGCCCAAGCCCTCTTCGGGGATCGGCGCGACCGCGATGGCGCTGGGCCGGATGCGATCGGCGGCGCGCAGGAACGCGAACAGGTTGGCGGCGGCCTCGGCGAGGTCTCCGGTGGGGCTGAGATTGAACACGCGTGGGCTTTCAGGGCAGGGACCAAAGGCGAGATAGGCCTCGCCCGCCTCCGGCGCCTTGGCGTTGATCCGCACCGGGGCGTCGGGCGCATAGTGCGTGGCCAGCCGGCCCGGCGAGCGCTTGGCGTCGTCCTGCGCCTCAGCCAGGCGACCGACGATCTGTTGCAGTTGGACCCGCGTGACCGCACCGGGTCGCAGTAGCCGCACCTCGCCCTCCAGCACCGAGACGACCGTCGATTCCAGGCCCACGGCGCAAGGACCGCCGTCGAGGCTGGCGGCGGCCTTGTCGCCGGTCTCGGCCATGGCGTCGTCATAGGTGGTGGGGCTGGGCCGTCCCGAGCGATTGGCCGACGGCGCGACGACCGCGCCACCGAAGGCGGCGAGCACGGCGCGCGAAAGGGGATGCCCCGGCACCCGGATCGCCACCGTGTCGAGGCCCGCCCGCGCCAGATCACAGACGGCCTCGGCGTCGCGGATCGGCGCCACGATGGTCAGGGGCCCCGGCCAGAATTCCCGCGCCAGAGCATAGGCGCGATCGTCGAACGCGGCGATCCGCGCGGCGGTCTCAAGGTCGGCGACGTGGGCGATCAGCGGGTTGAAGCGCGGCCGGCCCTTGGCCTCGAAGATCGCGGCCACGGCGGTCGGATCGGCGGCGTTGGCGCCCAGGCCATAGACGGTCTCGGTGGGCAGGATGACCAGCCCGCCGGCGCGCAGCGCCTCGGCGGCGGCGCCTACTTCCGCTTGGCGGTCAGCTTGAAGCTCACCTTCACCTGCGCCGCGATCTCGTCCGTCGAAGCCCATTCGCCCTGTCCCACGCCGAACGTCGTCCGGTCCAGGGTGGTTACACCGCTGGCGGTCGCCGTGTCGCCGTCGATCTTCAGCGAGAACGGCAGGCTGAGCGGCTTTTTCACGCCACGAAGGTCGAGACTGCCGTCGGCGACATAGCGGCCCTCGCCGGTCTTGCGGAACTTGGTCGCGGTGAAGACGGCCTTGGGGTGGTCGGCGCTGTCGAGGAAATCCTCACCCGTCAGGCTGGCGTCGCGCTGGGCGTCGCCGGTCTCGGCCGAGGCCAGGTCGACGCCGACCGTGACCTTGGAGCGGTCCAGCGCCTCGGGCGAAAACTGGATGTCGGCGGTCCAGCGCTGGAAGCGGCCCTCGATGGACGCGCCCGACCAGGTGGCGGTGAAGCCGAGCGTGGCGCCCTTCTGAACGGTCCAGGCGACCGGGTCCTTGAGGTCGCTGACCGGCGGCGCGGCGGTCGCCTCCGGCGCGGCGGCCGGACCGGTCGTCGCGGTCGGCGCGGCGACAGGCTCGGCGGCCGGCGTGGATTCGACCGGCGCGGGTGGCGGCGCGCTCGGCGCGGTCTTGGGGGTGTAGAGGTAGCCGGCGGCGACGATCGCGGCGAAACCGGCGGCGGCCAGCCACAGGCGGGGCTCCTTCCAGCCTGGCTTGGCGCCCGGGGCCATGTTCTGGAACACCGCGTCCTTGTCGAGGATCTGGTGCTTGGCCACCGCGCCCAGGTGCAACAGCAGCAGCAGATAGGTGGTCTTGACCAGCACCTCGTGGCCGATCTCGCCGATCTCGTGCCATAGGTGCTTGGGGCCAGCGGCCAGGTCCGGCAGCAGCGGCAGGTGCGGCCAGGGGATCGCGCCGAACAGGATCGTCGGCAGGTTCGTCCGGCTGGTCGAGACCAGGATCCAGCCCGTCAGCGGCAGACCGATCATGATCACATAGAAGCCGACATGCACCACCTTGGAGGCGATCTGCTCCCAGCGGGGCTGACCGGCCGGCCCCGGCGGGGCGGGATTGACCCACCGCCAGCCCAGACGCGCCAGGCTGAGCAGCAGGATCGTGATCCCGATCGACTTGTGCAGTTGCATCATGGCGAAGGTCGCGGGCCCCTTGGGCCCGTCCCCCGCTCGCCAGCCAAGGATGATCTGGAAGATGATGGCCGCAGCGATCAGCCAGTGCAGCGCGATCGCCACCGTCGTGTAGCGCGTCCGGTTCTCGGCCATGCGACTCTCCCAGATCCCTTGGTGAGCTAGAGCCTTATCCGTTCGAATGGAATCATTCGAACGGAAAAATAAGGCTCTAATTCAAACATTTAGAGCGTGATAGCCGCCGAAACCGCTCACACTTTCGGCTATCACGCTCTAGAGCTTACTTCTTGTCGAACTCGACTTCGATGCTCAGCGCGACCTCATCGCCGACCATCGGGATGTACTTGCTGACGCCGAAGTCCGAACGCTTGATCGTGGTCGAGGCCGAGAAGCCGGTCTTGACGCTACCCGGCGCGAAGCCCGAGCCGACGCCGTTGAAGGTCACGTCCAGCACGATCGGCTTGGTCACGCCATGCAGGGTGAAGTCGCCATAGACCTTGCCGGCCTGGCCCGCGCCCGGCTCGACCTTGGTCGAGACGAAGGTCGCGGTCGGGAACTTGTTAGCCTCCAGCCAGCCGTCGCCGGCCAGTTCCTTGTTGAACTTCAGGCCGAATTCGTCAGCGCCCGTCGAGGTGTCGATCGAGGCCGGATCGATGGTCACCTTGATCTTGGAGTCTTGCGGCGCCTTGGGGTCGTAGGTGAACTCAGCGTCCACCTTGGTGAAGCGGAACTGGTAGTTCGAGAAGCCCATGTGCTTGATCTTGCCCACCACCGAAGCGTGGGTCTTGTCGAGCACATAGCGGCCGGCCGGCACGTCGGCGGGCTTGGTCGAGCTGACGCCCGGCGCGGCCAGGGCGGCGGGAGCCGTCAACAAGGCGACGGCGACGGCGCCAAAGGCGACCTTGGACAGGGAGAAAGGACGGGACATCGGGGAGGCGCTCCAGGTTGAATTAAAACAGCGCTAGTTGCAGTTCCCCGATCTAGGTACTCCAGCACGGCTTTGAAGGGCGTCATGTTCACGAGCGCGTGATAACGGCTCAACACATTGTCCGCCGTGAGGCGCCGAACGCTTGGCGACCCCGGGCGCCGGGCTTTAAGACGGAGGACGATCTGGAGTTTCTCCCATGACTTTCCGTGCGCCCGTCCGCGACCTTGCCTTCTCTTTGCGCCACGTGGCGGGCTTCGAGCGTCTCGCCGACGCCTTTCCTGAGGCCGACGCCGATACGGTCGCGGCCGTGCTGGAGGCGGCGGGCGCCTTCGCCAGCGACATCCTGGCCCCGCTGAACCGACAAGGCGACCTTGTCGGCGCCAAGCTTGAGAACGGCGTGGTCCGCACCGCCCCCGGCTTCGCCGACGCCTACCAGCAGTTCGCGCGAGGCGGCTGGACCAGCCTCGCCGCACCGGCCGCCCACGGCGGACAAGGCCTGCCCAAGACCCTCGAAGTGGCCGTCCTCGAAATGGTCCAGGCCGCCAACATGGCCTTCGGCCTGTGCCCGATGCTGAGCCTGGGCGCGATTGAGGCGCTGGAGCTGTGCGGCTCGCCTGAGCAGAAGGCCAAGTATCTCCCCAAGCTGGTGTCCGGCGAATGGACGGGCACCATGAACCTGACCGAGCCCCAGGCCGGCTCGGACCTGGCGGCCCTGACCACGATGGCAACGCCTGATGGCGATGGCGGTTGGCGGATCACCGGCCAGAAGATCTACATCACCTGGGGCGATCACGACGCCGCCGACAACATCGTCCACCTCGTTCTGGCCCGCACCCCCGACGCACCGCCCGGGGTGAAGGGCATCTCGCTGTTCCTGGCGCCCAAGGTGCTGGTCGGCGACGACGGCAAGCTGGGCCAAGCCAACGCCCTGCGAGCGGGGGGCCTTGAGCACAAGCTGGGGATCCATGGCTCACCCACCTGCGTGATGCTGTTCGAGGGCGCCAAGGCCGAACTGGTCGGCGGTCTCGGGCAGGGCTTGCCCAACATGTTCGTGATGATGAACGCCGCCCGCCTGCAGGTCGGGACGCAAGGCACGGCCATCGCCGAGCGCGCCTATCAGCAGGCCCTCTCTTTCAGCCAGGATCGCGCCCAGGGTCGTTCGGTCTGGACCGGCGCCTATCCTTCCCGGCTGTTCGACCACCCGGACGTGCGCCGCACGCTGGTCTTGATGAAGGCGCATATCGAGGCCGCCCGCGGGATCTGTCTATCGACCGCCGTCGCCGCCGACCTGGCTCGCGCCGCGCCGGACGAGGCGACGCGCACCGCCGCCAAGCTGCGCGAGGAGCTCCTGACCCCGATCGCCAAGGCCTGGTCGACCGATGTCGGCGTATGGGTCGCCTCGCAAGGCGTGCAGATCCACGGCGGCATGGGCTTTATCGAGGAAACCGGCGCGGCCCAGCACTATCGCGACGCCCGCATCGCCCCGATCTATGGGGGCACCAACGGCATCCAGGCCATCGATCTGGTTGGTCGCAAGCTGATGTTGGGCGAAGGCCAGGCCGTCGGCGACCTGATGGACGACATCCGCGACACGATCGATCTGTTGAAGGCCTCAGAGCTGAAGGGCGTGGGCCTGCGTCTGGAGGCCGCGCTCGATGCGGCCGCCTCGGCGACGGCTTGGCTGATCGAACGCCGCGCCAAGGCCATGCCCGACGCGCTGGCGGGGGCCACGGCCTATCAGAAGCTGCTCGGCGACACGGTGGGCGGCTGGATGCTCGCCAAGGGCGCCCTGGCGGCGGCCGGTGAGGCCGATGCGGCGTGGGCCGAAAGCAAGCGCGCCCTGGCGCGCGTGTTCGCGGAAAGCGTCCTAGCCCAGATCCCCGGCGCGGCGGCGGGGGTGATGCTGGGGGCCGAGGACTTCGCGGCGATGACGCCGGAAGTGCTGGGGGCGTAAAGCCTCTCAACAAATGTCATCCCGGAAGCCTCGCAGAGGCTATCCGGGACCGCAGGGAGCGCCGAGCTTTCTGCGGTCCCGGCTCTCCGCTGCGCTGCGGCCGGGATGACAACTTTAGCCCCCCCTTAGGCCTTGAAGAACGCCAGGAGGTCCTTGTTGATGATCTCCGGGTGGGTGGTGGCCATCCCGTGGGGCAGACCCGGATAGGTCTTGAGCGTCCCCTTCTTGACCAGCTTGATGGCCAGGTGAGCGCTGTCGGCGATCGGGACGATCTGGTCGTCTTCGCCGTGCATGATCAGGACCGGGATATCGACCGCCTTGAGATCGTCGGTGAAGTCGGTTTCCGAGAAGGCCTTGATGCAGTCGTAGTGGGCCTTGGCGCCGCCCATCATGCCCTGACGCCACCAGTTATCGATCTGGCCCTGGCTGACCTTGGCGCCTGGACGGTTGAAGCCGAAGAACGGACCTTCGGGAATGTCGCGGAAGAACTGGGCGCGGTTGGCCAGCAGGGCGGCGCGGAAGCCGTCGAATACTTCCATCGGCAAGCCGCCGGGATTGGCGGGCGTCTTCAGCATGATCGGCGGCACCGCGCCGACCAGCACGACCTTGGCGACGCGGCCCGGCTTGGCGCGGGCGGCGTAGTGGATCGCCTCGCCGCCGCCGGTCGAGTGGCCGACGTGGAAGGCGTTCTTCAGGTCCAGGTGGTCGGTCAGGGCGATGACGTCGGCGGCGTAGGTGTCCATCTCGTTGCCGCTGTCGGTCTGGGTCGAGCGGCCGTGGCCCCGGCGGTCATGGGCGATGACGCGATAGCCCTTGAGCAGGAAGAACATCATCTGGGCGTCCCAGTCGTCTGACGACAGCGGCCAGCCGTGGTGGAAGACGATCGGCTGGCCGCTCTTGGGGCCCCAGTCCTTGTAGAAGATCTGGACGCCGTCCTTGGTGGTGACGAAACCGCTTTCGGCGCGGTTCGCCGCGTGGGGCGAGGCGGCGGGCTTTTTCGCGGGGGTCGCAGCTTGGGCGGAAGCGCCCAGCGAGGCGGCGGCGGCGGCGAGACCGAAGCCGGCGGTCATCACACCCCGGCGGGAAGCTTGGTTCGACTGGCTCATGATCATCCCTCATTTCTTGCTTGCGATAACGTTTATCGCGAGAACGATTGAGGCTTACGCTGGCGCCGAGCGCCTGTCCAGCATTTTCTTTGTTGCGATATCCTTTTTTGTGATAAGAAAGATTCATGACGACGAAGACGCCGCCCCCGCATCCCCTGGATCAACAGATCTGTTTCACCCTTTACGCCACCAGCATGGCGATCACGCGGGCCTACAAGCCCCTGCTGGACGCGATGGGCCTGACCTATCCGCAGTATCTTGTGCTGAATGCGCTGGGCGAGAGCGACGGGGCGACCATCGGCGCGATCGCGGCGCGGCTGGATCTTGAGTCCAGCACCGTGACGCCGCTGGTCAAGCGCCTGGAAGCCGCCGGCCTGGTCATGCGGCGGCGCGGGCTCGAGGACGAGCGCAAGGTCGAGGTGACGATGACCGAAGCGGGCCGAGCCCTGCTGGGCCAGTCGGGGTGCCTGAACAAGGCCCTGCTGGAGCGGTCCGGCATGGCTGGCGAGGACCTGGGCGCTTTGAACCAGCGGATCCAGGCGCTGCACGAGGCGATCGTGCGAGAGTAAGGGGCGCGGCGGAGGCCGCCGCGCCCGTAACGCTTAGAGTTGTTCCAGCAGGTACTCGGCCGACGAGACCTTGAACTGGCCGGCGTCCTCGACGTGCAGCTGGGTGACGACGCCGTCCTTGGCGACCAGCGAATAGCGCTGCGAGCGGGCGCCCATGCCGAACTTGCTGCCGTCGAAATCCAGGCCGATGGCCTTGGTGAAGTCACCGTTGCCGTCGGCGATCAGCAGGACTTCGCCGTCGATGCCCTGGTCCTTGCCCCAGGCCTTCATCACGAACACGTCGTTGACCGACACGCAGACGATCGAGTCGACGCCCTTGGCCTTCAGCTCGTCGGCCTTCTCCTTGAAGCCCGGCAGGTGCTTGGCCGAGCAGGTCGGGGTGAAGGCGCCGGGCACTGCGAACAGGGCGACGGTCTTGCCCTTGAAGATGTCGTCGGTGCTGATCGGCGCGGGTCCTTCAGCCGTGCTGGTCATGAAAGTCGCCGCCGGGAGCGTGTCGCCAACCTTGATCGCCATGGGCCTCTGTTCCTCGTGTGTGGGATGAATTGAGGCGACTCGAATAGACCCCCGCGCGGCGGTCGCCAAGCACGCTTTCATGGCGCATCCGACTTGAAACCGTCACCTCGAAGCCCAATGGTTCAGACATGGCTAGCTTGATCGAAGACGGCGACGGCGAGTTCCTGATCGGCAGGATGCTTGTCGCCATGCCCGGCATCGACGACCCCCGCTTCGAGCGGACGGTGCTGTATCTGTGCGCCCACGACGAGGACGCCGCGATGGGCGTAGCGGTCAATCGCCCGGTCGAGGGGCTGACGGTGTTCGAACTGCTGAACCGCCTGGGCGTGAGGTCCGAGATCCAGGCGCCAAGCGACCTCGTCCTGCTGGGCGGTCCGCTGGAACGCGAGCGCGGCTTCGTGCTGCACACCGACGACTTCAACTCGCCGGACTCGACCCTGGCCGTCGCCGACGGCGTGGCCCTGACCGCCACCCGCGACGCGCTGGACGCCATGGCCAGCGCCTACAAGCGTCCGCGCAAGTCGCTGCTGGCCCTCGGCTACGCTGGCTGGGGTCCTGGGCAACTGGAGCAGGAGCTGCGCGACAATGTCTGGCTGATCTGCGACGCCGACGAGGGCCTGCTGTTCGACGAGGACCACGAGCACAAGTGGACGCGAGCGCTGGCGAAGCTCGGGATCACGGCCGATCACCTGTCGGCGACGGCCGGGCGGGCCTAGGAAAATCCTCGCCCTGTGGGAGAGGTGTCGCCGAAGGGTGACGGAGAGGGGAAAGTCGGGGTCGGCAGCACTTCCCCCACCGGCGCTTCGCGCCACCTCCCCCGCGAGGGGGAGGATTTCAGCCCCGCGCCTTCACCGGCGCGGCGCCGTCGACATAGGCCTCGTTCAGATAGACCTCGGCCTCTTGCGGCGACAGGGCCGGCGCATAGCCGAAGCCCTGGCCGTAGTCGCAGCCGAGCGCCTGAAGGGCGCGCGCCATCTCGGCGTTCTCGACGCCTTCGGCGACCACCTCGAGGTCAAGATCCTGGCCCAGCTTGACGACCGAGCGGACGATCTTGGCCGAACCGGCGTTGGTGCCCATGGTGCGGACGAAATAGCGGTCGACCTTCAGCGTGTCGAACGGCAGACGCGTCAGGTACGACAGCGACGAGAAGCCGGTGCCGAAATCGTCAAGCGCCAGGCCCGCGCCGGCGTCGCGCAGCGTCTTCAGGATCACGGCGGCCCGCTCGGGGTCGCGCATGATGTCGCTTTCGGTGACTTCCAGTTTCAGGGCGCCACGCGGCAGGCTGTTGACCCTCAGGGTCTCGGCCACATCGGCCACAAGGCCCGGACGATCGATCTCGCCGGTCGACAGGTTGACGCTCACGGTCAGGTTTCCCATCGCCGGGTGCGCCGCCCGCCAGGTCGACAGTTGCTGAGCCGCAGCGTGCATCATGTGCGCGCCAAGCTCGCTCATCAGCCCCATCTCTTCGATCAGCGGCAGGAATTCGTCGGGCGGCAGCATGCCCCGGCGCGGATGGATCCAGCGCGCCAAGGCCTCGAAACCTGAAAGCGCGCCGGTCGACAGGCGCACGATCGGTTGGAAGTACGGCATGATCTCGCCGCGGCCGATGGCGCCGCGCAGGTCGGCTTCCAACGCCAGGCGCGACAGCCCGTCGGTTTCCATCGCGCGGCCGTAGGCGGCCGCGCCGCCCCGGCCGGCGGCGGCGGCGGCCTCGACGGCGAGTTCGGCGCGACGCAGCAGCTCGGCCGCGTCCGGCGCGTCCAGTCCGCCCTCGGCCGAGACCGCGCCGATCGAGAGCGTCGGGTGAATGTCGAAGCCGGCCACACGCAGCGGCTGCTCCAGCGCGCCGCGCAGCACGTCCGCCGGCTCATAGCCGCGCGGTTCGCAGAGCACCGCGAACTCGTCCTCGCCGATACGGCCCAGGATCGCCTGGGCCGGGAAGGCCGCAGCCAGGCGCGAGCCCAGGGCGGCCAAGACCAGGTCCGCGCGCTCGTGACCCAGCGCCTCGTTCAGACGGCGCAGACGGTCGAGGTCGGCGACGACCAGTTGGTGCACACCCTCCTGAGACAGGCGCTCGCGCGCGCGGGCGATGAAGCTGCGACGGTCCAGAAGACCCGTCAGATCGCAACATTCAGACGCGGAGAATTTCGTTTCGGGCGCGACGACGCCGGCGGCGCGGACGCCCTCCTCCAGCCAGACGCCACGCCAGAGGCAGGTCTCGCCGCCCCGGACGCGAAAGCGCGCGACGACCTCGCTGCCTGGCTCGCGGGGTTTCAGAACTTCCTCGGCCTGAGCGCGGTCCTGCGGCAGGGCCAAGGCGCGGAAGGCGGCCGACGAGCATTCGGGCGCCAAGGGGCCCAGGCCCAAGGCGCGCGCCGCGCCGTTCAGACGCAGCCGGTCAGTCTCGGGCTCCCAGATCCAAAGGGCGACGTCCGCCGCGCCCAACGCCTCAAGCGTGGCCGTCGCGTCCCAGATCCGTCGTTCGCCTGTCCGAAAAGACATACCCGTCCTAACCGTTTCGGCCAAAGCCGCAGCGCTACTCGGGCGCCACCAAGCCGAACAGACGATGATCTCGCCAAGCGCCGTTAATTTTCAAATAAGCTGACGCATATCCCTCCTCGGAAAACCCGCATTTCGCGAGTAAGGCGGCCGAGGCGTGGTTTTCCGGCATGCAAGCGGCCTCCAGGCGGTGGAGGCCCAGGCCGTGAAAAGCAAAACGGATCAAGGTTTCGACGGCGTCCGCCATATAGCCCTGGCGTGCGAACGGCTCGCCCAGCCAGTAGCCGATGGTTCCCGTCAGGGCCACGCCGCGCCGAACGTGGAAAAGACGGACGGCGCCCAGCAGCGCGTCGTCCTCGCGGCGGAAGATGAAGAAGGGATAGGCCTCGCCAAGCTCCAGATCCCGCGCATAGGCGCCCAGCCGGCCCCGAAAGGCGGCGCGGCTGAGATCGTTCTCTGGCCAGGTCGGCTCCCAAGGCTCCAGAAAGGCGCGCGACCCAGCGCGCAGCGCAGCCCAAGGCTCGTAGTCTCGCGGCGTCGGCGGCCGAAGATAGACCGCGCGGCCCTGAAGCTGGAGGCGCTGGCGGGGCCTTAGAAACGGCAGGAGCGCGGACACGGACGGAACTCTGACGGGATCACGGACGCACCTTCGGCCGTCAGGCCGCCGAGAACAATGCCTTGTCGAACGCTTCTCCGGCCTTCAGCGCCGATTTAGCCCCAAGGATCGCCGTCGCGGCGCGGCCCGCCGACAACAGCCGCCGCCCCAGCCGCGCCACATCGGCCGACGTCACGGCGTCGACCTCCCGCGCCAGCTCGGCGGGCGGATAGAGGCGACCAAACAGCAGGACCTGGCCCGCCCCCTGCTCCGCGCGCGACAGCGGCTGCTCGCGCGCCATGAACATGTGCGCCTTCAGTTGGGCCTTGGCCCGCGCCAGTTCAGCGTCCTCAATCCGATCGGCCAGTTTGAGCAGTTCGTCGGCGCAGACCTTGGCGGTCTCGACCGCGTCACTGGCCGCGCAGCCGGCATAGATGCCCAGCGCGCCATGGTCGGCGTAGGTGTCGGCGTAGGCGTCGATATTGTAGGCCAGACCGCGTTTCTCGCGGGCCTCCTGGAACAGCCGCGACGACATCCCGCCGCCCAGGCACTCAGCGAAGATCCGCAAGGCGAAATAGTCGTCCTCGCGCGCGCCGCAGGCGGGCAGCATGAACACCAGATGCGCCTGCTCGAGCTTGCGGGCCTCGGCCTGCGGACCGCCGACGAAGGCCGCAGACTGCGGAACCTCAGCGCCGGGCGTCGCCGGCAGATCGCCGAACGCCCGCTCGGCGGCGGCCATCAGCTCGGCCTCCTCGACCGCGCCCGTCGCGGCGATCACCAGGCGGTCGGCGGCGTAGAGATCGGCGCGCCAGTCCGACAGCGCTTCGACGCTGGCGGCGTTGACGGTCTCGTCGGATCCGAGGATCGGACGGCCGACCGGATGATCGCCCCAACTGGCGCGCTGGATCAGGTCGAAGACATAGTCGTCAGGCGCGTCGGCGGCCTCGGCGATCTCCTGGGCGACGACCTGCTTCTCGCGGGTCAGGTCAGCGGGATCCAGCGTCGGACGGCGCACTAGGTCGGCGATCACGTCCATGCCCAGATCTAGGCCGCCCTTCAGCGCCCGGACCTGGAAGCTGGTGCGCTCATAGCCGGTAGCGGCGTTGATCGAGCCGCCCTGGTTCTCGATGACCTCGACGATGTCGCGGGCCGAGCGCGACCCCGCCCCCTTGAAGACCATGTGCTCCAAGAGGTGCGACCAGCCCGACCGGGCCAGGTCCTCATAGGCCGCGCCGCGCCCGGCCACCACGGACAGGGCCAGGGTTTCAAGGCCCGGCATCGGGTCACAGACGACGCGGACGCCGTTCTTCAGGGTGCGCAAGGAAGCAGTCATTGAGCTCTAATCTCCTCACCCGCGAAGCGGGGGAGGTGGATCGCTGCGAATACGCAGCGAGACGGAGGGGGCGCTCATATAGGTCGAAAACGCCCCCTCCACCAGCGGAGCCCGTCCTCGGGCGCGCTCCGCGCGACCCGGGGGCTGGTCCCCCTCCCCCGCTTCGCGAGCGAGGAGAAACACTCAACTATTCGCCGCGAAGGTCCGGACGAAGGCCTTCACCGACGATCCGTCGGCGGGCAGGCGCTCGAACTTTTCCGGCTTCTTGGAGAGATCGGGCGTGGCGCGCGGCGTCGAGGGCAGCAGGCCCGTGGCGGCCTGGACCGCCTCGGGGAACTTGGCCGGATGGGCGGTCGACAGCACCACGACAGGGATCGACGGGTCAACCCGGACGCTCTGGGCGGCGGCCAGGCCTACGGCGGTGTGTGGATCGACGACCTCGCCGGTCTCGTTCAGCGTCGAGAGCATGGTCTTGGCGGTGTCGGCCTCGCTGACTGACGCGCCGCGGAACAGCTCGCGCATCCAGGCATGGGCGGCGGGCGGGATGTCGAGCAGGCCGGTGTCGGCGAAGGCGCGGAAGGCGCGGCCGGTTTCGACCCCGTCGCGACGCACGGCCTCGAAATAGAGACGCTCGAAGTTCGACGCGACCTGGATGTCCATGGCTGGGCTCTGGGTCGCGGCCACCGCGCCGCGCGAATAGCGGCCGTCCTCGAAGGCGCGCGCCAGGATGTCGTTGGAATTGGTGGCGGCGGTCACCGAATGGATCGGCAGGCCCAGCGTCTTGGCCACGAAGGCGGCGTAGGCGTCACCGAAATTGCCGGTCGGCACCACGAACGCCACCTGCCGCGCCGGCGCGCCCAGCGCCACGGCGGCGGTGAAGTAGTAGACGCTCTGGGCCGCGATCCGGGCCCAGTTGATCGAGTTGACGCCCGACAGGTCCACCGCATGGCGGAACTGGTCGTCCTGGAAGGCCTGCTTGACGATCGCTTGGCAGTCGTCGAACGAGCCCAGCACCGAGACGCAGGCGACATTGGCGTC is a genomic window containing:
- a CDS encoding type II toxin-antitoxin system VapC family toxin, whose product is MTVVVDTSALVAIALDEPEADALIEALEAADDVVISPMTYVELGMVLLGRNLMPSRDDLDDWLALYRVEIAKAPVIDTAALDAYLRYGRGRNPARLNLSDCFAYALAKALDAPLLYKGDDFSQTDVRSAL
- a CDS encoding YceI family protein, which produces MSRPFSLSKVAFGAVAVALLTAPAALAAPGVSSTKPADVPAGRYVLDKTHASVVGKIKHMGFSNYQFRFTKVDAEFTYDPKAPQDSKIKVTIDPASIDTSTGADEFGLKFNKELAGDGWLEANKFPTATFVSTKVEPGAGQAGKVYGDFTLHGVTKPIVLDVTFNGVGSGFAPGSVKTGFSASTTIKRSDFGVSKYIPMVGDEVALSIEVEFDKK
- a CDS encoding L-threonylcarbamoyladenylate synthase, with product MGFDGRDRGAGEGELQADRQAEVGAAAEALRAGGLVILPTETVYGLGANAADPTAVAAIFEAKGRPRFNPLIAHVADLETAARIAAFDDRAYALAREFWPGPLTIVAPIRDAEAVCDLARAGLDTVAIRVPGHPLSRAVLAAFGGAVVAPSANRSGRPSPTTYDDAMAETGDKAAASLDGGPCAVGLESTVVSVLEGEVRLLRPGAVTRVQLQQIVGRLAEAQDDAKRSPGRLATHYAPDAPVRINAKAPEAGEAYLAFGPCPESPRVFNLSPTGDLAEAAANLFAFLRAADRIRPSAIAVAPIPEEGLGEAINDRLRRAAGYVG
- a CDS encoding alpha/beta fold hydrolase — its product is MSQSNQASRRGVMTAGFGLAAAAASLGASAQAATPAKKPAASPHAANRAESGFVTTKDGVQIFYKDWGPKSGQPIVFHHGWPLSSDDWDAQMMFFLLKGYRVIAHDRRGHGRSTQTDSGNEMDTYAADVIALTDHLDLKNAFHVGHSTGGGEAIHYAARAKPGRVAKVVLVGAVPPIMLKTPANPGGLPMEVFDGFRAALLANRAQFFRDIPEGPFFGFNRPGAKVSQGQIDNWWRQGMMGGAKAHYDCIKAFSETDFTDDLKAVDIPVLIMHGEDDQIVPIADSAHLAIKLVKKGTLKTYPGLPHGMATTHPEIINKDLLAFFKA
- a CDS encoding acyl-CoA dehydrogenase, whose amino-acid sequence is MTFRAPVRDLAFSLRHVAGFERLADAFPEADADTVAAVLEAAGAFASDILAPLNRQGDLVGAKLENGVVRTAPGFADAYQQFARGGWTSLAAPAAHGGQGLPKTLEVAVLEMVQAANMAFGLCPMLSLGAIEALELCGSPEQKAKYLPKLVSGEWTGTMNLTEPQAGSDLAALTTMATPDGDGGWRITGQKIYITWGDHDAADNIVHLVLARTPDAPPGVKGISLFLAPKVLVGDDGKLGQANALRAGGLEHKLGIHGSPTCVMLFEGAKAELVGGLGQGLPNMFVMMNAARLQVGTQGTAIAERAYQQALSFSQDRAQGRSVWTGAYPSRLFDHPDVRRTLVLMKAHIEAARGICLSTAVAADLARAAPDEATRTAAKLREELLTPIAKAWSTDVGVWVASQGVQIHGGMGFIEETGAAQHYRDARIAPIYGGTNGIQAIDLVGRKLMLGEGQAVGDLMDDIRDTIDLLKASELKGVGLRLEAALDAAASATAWLIERRAKAMPDALAGATAYQKLLGDTVGGWMLAKGALAAAGEADAAWAESKRALARVFAESVLAQIPGAAAGVMLGAEDFAAMTPEVLGA
- a CDS encoding YceI family protein; its protein translation is MAENRTRYTTVAIALHWLIAAAIIFQIILGWRAGDGPKGPATFAMMQLHKSIGITILLLSLARLGWRWVNPAPPGPAGQPRWEQIASKVVHVGFYVIMIGLPLTGWILVSTSRTNLPTILFGAIPWPHLPLLPDLAAGPKHLWHEIGEIGHEVLVKTTYLLLLLHLGAVAKHQILDKDAVFQNMAPGAKPGWKEPRLWLAAAGFAAIVAAGYLYTPKTAPSAPPPAPVESTPAAEPVAAPTATTGPAAAPEATAAPPVSDLKDPVAWTVQKGATLGFTATWSGASIEGRFQRWTADIQFSPEALDRSKVTVGVDLASAETGDAQRDASLTGEDFLDSADHPKAVFTATKFRKTGEGRYVADGSLDLRGVKKPLSLPFSLKIDGDTATASGVTTLDRTTFGVGQGEWASTDEIAAQVKVSFKLTAKRK
- a CDS encoding MarR family winged helix-turn-helix transcriptional regulator → MTTKTPPPHPLDQQICFTLYATSMAITRAYKPLLDAMGLTYPQYLVLNALGESDGATIGAIAARLDLESSTVTPLVKRLEAAGLVMRRRGLEDERKVEVTMTEAGRALLGQSGCLNKALLERSGMAGEDLGALNQRIQALHEAIVRE
- a CDS encoding type II toxin-antitoxin system VapB family antitoxin yields the protein MGILIKNPEAERAVRELAALTGESLTTAVEIAVKERLAAKRAETPPRRRRSVEEMKAITRKYLTPEARAGLLPPITQADYDEINFIPGLDDHPS